Proteins encoded in a region of the Ancylobacter sp. SL191 genome:
- a CDS encoding alkylphosphonate utilization protein, which yields MAGDDDDYVYDEATGEWRPASELKAAAAAAREVRDASGNLLADGDSVVLIKDLKVKGAGQTLKQGTVIKTIRLTDNPEEIDCRHEAIKRLVLRTEFVRKRG from the coding sequence ATGGCCGGCGATGATGATGACTATGTCTATGACGAGGCTACCGGCGAGTGGCGCCCGGCTTCCGAGCTAAAGGCGGCCGCCGCTGCGGCGCGCGAGGTGCGGGACGCCTCGGGCAACCTGCTGGCCGATGGCGATTCGGTGGTCCTCATCAAGGATCTGAAGGTGAAGGGCGCCGGGCAGACCCTGAAGCAGGGCACGGTCATCAAGACCATCCGCCTGACCGACAATCCCGAAGAGATCGATTGCCGCCACGAGGCGATCAAGCGGCTGGTGCTGCGCACCGAGTTCGTCCGCAAGCGCGGCTGA
- a CDS encoding PQQ-dependent sugar dehydrogenase yields MANYVKISGFLGACVTGVAHFLTDLRRAPALEETAGYGDAPNLPKPKPTLIPIMKIAPAVGWPKGRTPRPAPGFTVKAFAENFEHPRWVYELPNGDILVAETAAPPTPKNLFSLRWWAMGFVLVRAGSGVASANRITLLRDADGDGVAEIRTPFLENLTSPFGMVLIGDQFYVANADSVVRFPYEPGATRITAAPVKICDLPTGRNHHWTKSMVANKAGTKLYVGVGSNSNVGEFGMHEEENRAAILEVDIATGSVRIFAGGLRNPVGMDWNPVTGELWTSVNERDEIGDDLVPDYMTSVKDGAFYGWPYSYWGQIVDERVTPQRPDLVAKALKPDYALGCHTASLGLTFVDDDRFGVRFRNGVFIGQHGSWNRNPPSGYRVIFVPFADGKPAGPPEEILGDFRVDGKALGRPVGVLVDKRGGLLVVDDVGDCIWRVTPA; encoded by the coding sequence ATGGCCAATTACGTCAAGATCAGCGGCTTTCTCGGTGCCTGCGTCACCGGGGTCGCGCATTTCCTCACCGATCTGCGCCGCGCGCCGGCGCTGGAGGAAACCGCCGGCTATGGCGACGCGCCCAACCTGCCCAAGCCGAAGCCCACGCTCATTCCCATCATGAAGATCGCCCCGGCGGTCGGCTGGCCCAAGGGCCGCACGCCGCGCCCGGCGCCGGGCTTCACGGTGAAGGCCTTCGCCGAGAATTTCGAGCATCCGCGCTGGGTCTATGAACTGCCCAATGGCGATATTCTGGTGGCCGAAACCGCCGCGCCGCCGACGCCCAAGAACCTGTTCAGCCTGCGCTGGTGGGCCATGGGCTTCGTGCTGGTGCGCGCGGGCTCCGGCGTGGCGAGCGCGAACCGCATCACCTTGCTGCGCGATGCTGACGGGGATGGTGTGGCGGAGATCCGCACGCCTTTCCTCGAGAATCTCACCTCGCCCTTCGGCATGGTGCTGATCGGCGATCAGTTCTATGTCGCCAATGCCGACAGTGTGGTGCGCTTCCCCTATGAGCCCGGCGCGACGCGCATCACCGCCGCGCCGGTGAAGATCTGCGATCTGCCGACGGGACGTAACCACCACTGGACCAAGAGCATGGTCGCCAACAAGGCGGGCACCAAGCTCTATGTCGGTGTCGGCTCCAACTCCAATGTCGGCGAGTTCGGTATGCATGAGGAGGAGAACCGCGCGGCCATCCTCGAAGTGGACATCGCCACCGGATCGGTGCGCATCTTCGCGGGCGGCCTGCGCAACCCCGTCGGCATGGACTGGAACCCGGTGACGGGCGAACTCTGGACCAGCGTGAACGAGCGCGACGAGATCGGCGACGATCTGGTGCCCGACTACATGACCTCGGTGAAGGACGGCGCCTTCTATGGCTGGCCCTACAGCTATTGGGGGCAGATCGTCGATGAGCGGGTGACGCCGCAGCGGCCGGATCTGGTCGCCAAGGCACTGAAGCCGGACTACGCGCTGGGCTGCCACACCGCCTCGCTGGGCCTTACCTTCGTCGATGATGACCGCTTCGGCGTGCGCTTCCGCAATGGCGTGTTCATCGGCCAGCATGGGTCGTGGAACCGCAACCCGCCCTCGGGCTACCGGGTGATCTTCGTGCCTTTCGCGGATGGCAAGCCGGCGGGTCCGCCGGAAGAGATCCTCGGCGACTTCCGCGTGGACGGGAAGGCGCTCGGCCGGCCGGTCGGCGTGCTGGTCGACAAACGCGGCGGGCTCTTGGTGGTCGACGATGTCGGCGACTGCATCTGGCGGGTGACCCCGGCCTGA
- a CDS encoding helix-turn-helix domain-containing protein codes for MKADELVILRHKWQLTQEELARRLGLGRRALIELEMGRRPIRRSHVLALERISLDMTIIHNDMTMLMPNVRHAVNYVASEPEAHR; via the coding sequence ATGAAAGCAGATGAACTCGTCATCCTCAGACACAAATGGCAACTGACACAGGAGGAACTTGCACGGCGCTTGGGATTGGGGCGGCGGGCACTCATAGAACTCGAGATGGGACGACGGCCTATCAGGAGATCGCATGTATTGGCCCTGGAGCGGATCAGCCTGGACATGACCATCATCCACAATGACATGACCATGCTGATGCCAAACGTTCGCCACGCGGTGAACTACGTAGCTTCGGAACCCGAAGCACACCGCTGA
- a CDS encoding SIMPL domain-containing protein encodes MRLSRAPLCAVALLAGLLPAIAQEMPSTPRRPVLTVTGEGVSRAVPDMASFSSGVVSEAKTAREALDANTRAVAAMVAAIKETGIEARDIATSGFSVQPRYAPPKKDSPDAPQINGYEVRNTVTVRVRDLARLGDLLDKVVTSGANQIGGISFDIAEPAKLEDAARVAAVKEARQQADAIAEAAGVRLVRVLSITSNGTSAPPMPRLMAAPAMMKAEAVPVEAGESEIRASVNVTYEIEPR; translated from the coding sequence ATGCGTCTGTCCCGCGCTCCGCTCTGCGCCGTCGCGCTGCTCGCCGGTCTCCTGCCGGCCATCGCGCAGGAAATGCCGTCGACGCCGCGCCGTCCGGTCCTGACCGTCACCGGCGAGGGCGTCTCGCGCGCGGTCCCGGACATGGCGAGCTTTTCCAGCGGTGTGGTGAGCGAGGCGAAGACCGCGCGCGAGGCGCTGGATGCCAACACGCGCGCTGTCGCCGCGATGGTCGCCGCCATCAAGGAGACTGGCATTGAGGCACGCGACATCGCCACCTCCGGCTTCTCGGTGCAGCCGCGTTACGCGCCGCCGAAGAAGGACAGCCCGGATGCGCCGCAGATCAACGGCTATGAGGTGCGCAACACCGTGACGGTGCGCGTGCGCGACCTTGCCCGCCTCGGCGACCTGCTCGACAAGGTGGTGACCAGCGGTGCCAACCAGATTGGTGGCATCTCCTTCGACATCGCCGAGCCCGCCAAGCTGGAGGACGCCGCGCGCGTGGCAGCGGTGAAGGAGGCGCGCCAGCAGGCCGACGCCATTGCCGAGGCGGCCGGGGTGCGGCTGGTACGCGTGCTGTCGATCACCAGCAACGGCACCAGCGCCCCGCCCATGCCGCGCCTGATGGCGGCGCCGGCGATGATGAAGGCGGAGGCCGTGCCGGTCGAGGCGGGCGAAAGTGAGATCCGCGCGAGCGTGAACGTGACCTACGAGATCGAGCCACGCTGA
- a CDS encoding diacylglycerol/lipid kinase family protein — translation MPPTARVIDADPAPVAHTLNHVLVLLNARAGTLLDRGGEEVRKLVERELGKEGRTLDVHLLSGKNLLRAIRQSGRGAHDTVIVGGGDGSVSLAVTSLDGSDKTLGILPLGTLNLLAHDIGMPMELDAALAALDEAQPATVDLATLNGKLFHTISGMGFFSQMARAREAARKLKLWRFFAVALAAFYAIRRSGRMELDITIDGTSHSYSAFAALVSVNRFTGPGWRRARLDEGLLEIHIAEDRGALALLKAGADMVTDNWRDNPGIVSLSGRAITVTRHNRSRSWVSTDGELDRETMPLNYKINPAALRLLMPPRAST, via the coding sequence ATGCCGCCCACCGCCCGCGTGATCGACGCCGACCCCGCCCCGGTGGCCCACACGCTAAATCACGTTCTGGTTCTGCTGAACGCGCGGGCGGGGACGCTGCTCGACCGGGGCGGCGAGGAGGTACGCAAGCTCGTCGAACGGGAACTCGGCAAGGAGGGCCGCACGCTCGACGTCCACCTGCTCAGCGGCAAGAACCTGCTGCGCGCCATCCGCCAGTCCGGCCGGGGCGCGCATGACACGGTGATCGTCGGCGGGGGCGATGGCAGCGTGAGTCTCGCTGTCACCAGCCTCGATGGCTCGGACAAGACGCTCGGCATCCTGCCGCTCGGCACGCTCAACCTCCTGGCCCATGACATCGGCATGCCGATGGAGCTGGATGCGGCCCTCGCCGCGCTCGACGAGGCGCAGCCCGCCACGGTGGATCTCGCCACGCTCAACGGCAAGCTGTTCCACACCATCTCCGGCATGGGTTTCTTCAGCCAGATGGCGCGGGCGCGCGAGGCGGCCCGCAAGCTGAAGCTCTGGCGCTTCTTCGCGGTGGCGCTGGCGGCATTCTATGCCATTCGCCGCTCTGGCCGCATGGAGCTCGACATCACCATCGACGGCACGAGCCACAGCTACAGTGCGTTTGCGGCTCTGGTCTCGGTGAACCGCTTCACCGGGCCGGGCTGGCGCCGGGCGCGGCTGGACGAGGGGCTGCTGGAAATCCACATCGCCGAGGATCGCGGCGCCCTCGCCCTGCTCAAGGCGGGCGCCGACATGGTGACGGACAATTGGCGCGACAATCCCGGCATCGTCAGCCTGTCCGGCCGCGCCATTACCGTCACCCGTCACAACCGCTCGCGCTCCTGGGTCTCCACCGACGGGGAGCTGGACCGCGAGACGATGCCGCTCAACTACAAGATAAATCCCGCTGCGCTGCGGCTGCTGATGCCGCCGCGCGCCAGCACCTGA
- a CDS encoding tetratricopeptide repeat protein encodes MRERWISYAELKRLGPDVLRARISQGPEDAARWVEAGALNGLVNAQLAFGQMLVDGHGVPRDPVAGLRWFTIAAASGSAEGINMVGRCHELGWGVPADATEAARHYRAAAEKGDAWAPFNLATLLLDGKGVPADRAEALAWYVGSARRGNAKAMTLIGRYLEQGWDRPARPEAALRWYHRGAQGGDYRGQFDYARLLLERTGDLGAALPWFARAVESGVPAFCRNVGAGLREADALPLQRIARQALEKAATSGDPADLRAFAVALAQGLGAPPDPEAAQLWFARSRVIEAAPPLPATPGRASVRPSFRERLRRRLFLWRYALSAR; translated from the coding sequence ATGCGCGAGCGGTGGATTTCCTACGCGGAGCTCAAGCGATTAGGCCCGGATGTGTTGCGCGCGCGCATCAGTCAGGGGCCGGAGGACGCCGCTCGCTGGGTCGAGGCCGGGGCGCTGAACGGGCTGGTCAACGCCCAGCTCGCCTTCGGCCAGATGCTGGTCGACGGCCATGGCGTACCGCGCGACCCGGTGGCGGGGCTGCGCTGGTTTACCATCGCCGCCGCTTCGGGCAGCGCGGAGGGAATCAACATGGTCGGGCGCTGCCATGAGCTTGGCTGGGGCGTGCCGGCCGACGCCACGGAGGCCGCGCGCCATTACCGCGCCGCAGCCGAGAAGGGCGACGCCTGGGCGCCATTCAACCTCGCGACGCTGCTGCTGGACGGCAAGGGCGTGCCCGCCGATCGCGCCGAAGCGCTCGCCTGGTATGTCGGCTCCGCCCGGCGTGGCAACGCCAAGGCGATGACCCTCATCGGGCGCTATCTCGAACAGGGCTGGGACCGCCCTGCCCGCCCCGAGGCGGCGCTGCGCTGGTATCACCGCGGCGCGCAAGGCGGGGATTATCGCGGCCAGTTCGACTATGCGCGGCTGCTGCTGGAGCGCACGGGCGACCTCGGGGCCGCGCTGCCCTGGTTCGCACGAGCGGTGGAGAGCGGCGTTCCCGCCTTCTGCCGCAACGTCGGCGCGGGCCTGCGCGAGGCCGATGCCCTCCCGCTTCAGCGCATCGCCCGGCAGGCGCTTGAAAAAGCCGCGACCAGCGGCGATCCGGCGGATCTGCGCGCCTTTGCCGTCGCGCTGGCGCAGGGACTGGGCGCGCCGCCCGATCCTGAAGCAGCCCAGCTATGGTTCGCCCGTTCCCGCGTGATCGAGGCCGCTCCGCCCCTTCCCGCGACACCCGGCCGGGCGAGCGTGCGCCCCTCGTTTCGGGAGAGACTGCGGCGCCGGCTGTTTCTCTGGCGTTACGCCCTCAGCGCGCGCTGA
- a CDS encoding TonB-dependent receptor, protein MAATMTAVPLFGAAAQQAATTPASNEELPTVTVEDEGSPANTLEASTGLSRLPGTIQDTPQIVNVITQETMQQQGVTTLEQALRNVPGVTAGIGEGGGGMNGDQFRIRGFQAKGDIFINGLRDFGVYVRDSFAYESVEVFKGSSSEAFGLGTTGGAINSTLKAAHLGDKYDVEGQFGTGPLYRGVFDVNKQIDSTTAVRIVGMVNEQDVADRDNVESNRYGFMGDVGFGLGTDQTLHINYLYQHGDRTPDYGVPVVTPGYGDVAKYGALGQPVTEWGVPRSTFYGKVTDMDVTDTNMLTVNFKREVNDWLTFTNDTRVGYYTRDFSTSVPGCGSSTTSASAYYASCTGQFLAGGNPAITFGGGNPGFYQETWSAQNVSTLTAKFETGALRHEVVAGLDMYSVNDSRTLISVQGSKGTSTIYDPVFDNTTGYYLYSNPWGNNGQRDSSSTDFGAFVSDRIWFTEAISFLAGARYDNYSADYRYWCVNTAGTCTGSAGTWVNADSQTDFWSPKLALIWEPTPFQTYYVSWAKSFTPQGAFPTNDVTVVNPTQNDLEPEDNETYEAGFKVSFLEGRLGVTGALFRTDKSNAFYTDPVTGDSVETGENQRVQGVELGLTGNVTKAWTIQASYAYYESEIQTSTTASYIGNDVPFVSPNNFTLWTTYNLSDLWKQIPGELLVGAGVTYADEYFTNSANTAIIPDTFSLDALISYKKDNYRVALNAYNLTDELNYSAGWGNRAVPASGRTFTLTVGATF, encoded by the coding sequence ATGGCCGCGACCATGACGGCGGTTCCGCTGTTCGGCGCCGCTGCGCAGCAGGCGGCGACCACGCCGGCCTCCAATGAGGAATTGCCGACCGTTACGGTCGAGGACGAGGGCTCTCCCGCCAACACGCTGGAGGCGTCCACTGGCCTCAGCCGCCTGCCCGGCACGATCCAGGACACGCCCCAGATCGTGAACGTCATCACCCAGGAGACGATGCAGCAGCAGGGCGTCACCACGCTCGAACAGGCGCTGCGCAACGTTCCGGGCGTCACCGCCGGCATCGGCGAGGGCGGCGGCGGCATGAATGGCGACCAGTTCCGCATCCGCGGCTTCCAGGCCAAGGGCGACATCTTCATCAACGGCCTGCGCGACTTTGGCGTCTATGTCCGCGACAGCTTCGCCTATGAGAGCGTCGAAGTGTTCAAGGGCTCGAGCTCGGAGGCTTTCGGCCTCGGCACCACCGGCGGCGCCATCAACTCGACGCTGAAGGCGGCGCATCTCGGCGACAAGTATGATGTCGAGGGTCAGTTCGGCACCGGCCCGCTCTATCGCGGCGTGTTCGACGTCAACAAGCAGATCGATTCCACCACCGCCGTGCGCATCGTCGGCATGGTGAACGAGCAGGACGTGGCCGATCGCGACAACGTCGAATCGAACCGCTACGGCTTCATGGGCGATGTCGGCTTCGGTCTCGGCACCGACCAGACCCTGCACATCAACTATCTCTACCAGCATGGCGATCGCACGCCGGACTATGGCGTCCCGGTCGTCACGCCGGGCTATGGCGACGTCGCCAAGTACGGCGCGCTCGGCCAGCCGGTGACAGAGTGGGGCGTTCCGCGCTCGACCTTCTACGGCAAGGTGACGGACATGGACGTCACCGACACCAACATGCTGACGGTGAACTTCAAGCGGGAGGTCAATGACTGGCTGACCTTCACCAACGACACCCGCGTCGGCTATTACACCCGCGACTTCTCGACCAGCGTGCCGGGCTGCGGCAGTTCTACCACCTCGGCGTCCGCCTACTATGCGAGCTGCACCGGCCAGTTCCTCGCCGGCGGCAATCCCGCGATCACCTTCGGCGGCGGCAATCCGGGCTTCTATCAGGAGACCTGGAGCGCCCAGAACGTCTCCACCCTGACGGCGAAGTTCGAGACCGGCGCCCTGCGCCACGAGGTCGTCGCCGGCCTCGACATGTATTCGGTGAACGACAGCCGCACGCTGATCTCGGTCCAGGGCTCGAAGGGCACCTCGACCATCTACGATCCGGTGTTCGACAACACCACGGGCTATTATCTGTACTCCAACCCGTGGGGCAATAACGGCCAACGTGATTCCAGCTCGACCGATTTCGGCGCCTTCGTCAGCGACCGCATCTGGTTCACCGAAGCCATCTCGTTCCTCGCCGGCGCGCGCTACGACAACTATTCGGCCGATTACCGCTACTGGTGCGTGAACACGGCCGGCACCTGCACCGGCAGCGCCGGCACTTGGGTCAATGCCGACAGCCAGACCGATTTCTGGAGCCCGAAGCTCGCTTTGATCTGGGAGCCGACGCCGTTCCAGACCTATTACGTGTCCTGGGCCAAGTCCTTCACCCCGCAGGGGGCCTTCCCGACCAACGACGTGACCGTGGTCAATCCGACCCAGAACGATCTGGAGCCGGAGGACAACGAGACCTATGAGGCCGGCTTCAAGGTCTCCTTCCTCGAAGGTCGCCTCGGCGTCACCGGCGCGCTGTTCCGCACCGACAAGAGCAACGCCTTCTATACCGACCCGGTGACGGGCGACTCGGTGGAGACCGGCGAGAACCAGCGCGTGCAGGGCGTCGAACTCGGCCTGACCGGCAACGTCACCAAGGCGTGGACCATCCAGGCCTCCTACGCCTATTACGAGAGCGAGATCCAGACCTCGACCACCGCGTCCTATATCGGCAACGACGTGCCCTTCGTCTCGCCGAACAACTTCACCCTGTGGACGACCTATAATCTCAGCGACCTGTGGAAGCAGATTCCGGGCGAGCTGCTGGTCGGCGCCGGCGTGACCTATGCCGATGAGTACTTCACCAATTCGGCCAACACCGCGATCATCCCCGACACCTTCTCGCTGGACGCGCTGATCTCCTACAAGAAGGACAATTACCGGGTGGCGCTCAACGCCTACAACCTGACGGACGAGCTCAACTACTCGGCCGGCTGGGGCAACCGCGCGGTGCCGGCCTCGGGCCGCACCTTCACCCTCACCGTTGGGGCGACCTTCTGA
- a CDS encoding Fe2+-dependent dioxygenase has protein sequence MLIQIPDILTPAEVAHCRRVLEGSQWVDGRVTAGAQAALAKKNLQIPVESREAQELGDLILRALGRNPIFNAAAQPLRVLPPMFNRYDVGMKFGAHVDGAIRTIPGTGQRLRSDVSTTIFLTDPEDYDGGELVIEDAFGTQEVKLPAGHAVVYPASSLHSVNEITRGSRWGSFFWTQSMVKDAGQRAMLYDLDMAIMDARAKLPDDDPAVLSLANVYHNLLRHWAEL, from the coding sequence ATGCTGATCCAGATCCCCGACATCCTGACGCCCGCCGAAGTCGCCCATTGCCGCCGCGTGCTGGAAGGCTCGCAATGGGTGGATGGGCGCGTCACCGCCGGGGCGCAGGCGGCGCTCGCCAAAAAGAACCTGCAGATCCCCGTGGAGTCGCGCGAGGCGCAGGAACTCGGCGATCTCATCCTGCGCGCGCTCGGCCGCAACCCGATCTTCAATGCCGCCGCCCAGCCGCTGCGCGTGCTGCCGCCCATGTTCAACCGCTACGATGTCGGCATGAAGTTCGGAGCCCATGTCGATGGCGCGATCCGTACCATTCCCGGCACCGGCCAGCGGCTGCGCTCGGACGTGTCGACCACCATCTTCCTCACCGACCCCGAGGACTATGATGGCGGCGAACTGGTCATTGAGGACGCGTTCGGCACGCAGGAGGTGAAATTGCCGGCGGGCCATGCGGTGGTCTATCCCGCCTCCAGCCTGCACAGCGTCAACGAGATCACCCGCGGCAGCCGCTGGGGCTCGTTCTTCTGGACGCAATCCATGGTGAAGGATGCCGGCCAGCGCGCCATGCTCTACGATCTCGACATGGCGATCATGGATGCGCGGGCGAAGCTGCCGGACGATGATCCGGCGGTGCTGTCGCTGGCCAATGTCTATCACAACCTGTTGCGCCACTGGGCGGAGCTCTAG
- a CDS encoding SemiSWEET family sugar transporter — protein sequence MAFSPLLTEAIGGLAALLTTLCWLPQALKILRTRETRDLSLIAYLAFAAGVALWLVYGLLIVSWPVIAANAVTLVLLLGILSLKLRYG from the coding sequence ATGGCCTTTTCTCCCCTGCTCACCGAAGCCATCGGCGGTCTTGCCGCCCTGCTCACCACCCTGTGCTGGCTGCCGCAGGCGCTGAAGATCCTGCGCACGCGGGAGACCCGCGACCTGTCGCTCATCGCCTACCTTGCCTTTGCCGCCGGGGTGGCGCTGTGGCTGGTCTACGGGCTGCTGATCGTCTCCTGGCCGGTGATCGCGGCCAATGCGGTGACGCTGGTGCTCCTCCTGGGCATCCTCTCGCTCAAGCTGCGCTACGGGTGA
- a CDS encoding DMT family protein — protein MTNFLPPAMLPIVLLLASNIFMTFAWYGHLKHKASPLIIAIVASWGIAFFEYCLAVPANRYGSAVYSTAELKTMQEVITLLVFAAFSVFWLKEPLGWNHALGFAFIALGAWFIFQKW, from the coding sequence ATGACGAATTTTCTGCCGCCGGCGATGCTGCCCATCGTGCTGCTGCTGGCCTCGAACATCTTCATGACCTTCGCCTGGTACGGCCATCTCAAGCACAAGGCCTCGCCGCTCATCATCGCCATCGTGGCGAGCTGGGGCATCGCCTTTTTCGAGTACTGCCTCGCCGTACCGGCCAACCGCTATGGCTCGGCGGTCTATTCCACCGCGGAGCTGAAGACCATGCAGGAGGTCATCACCCTCCTGGTCTTCGCCGCCTTCTCGGTGTTCTGGCTGAAGGAGCCGCTTGGCTGGAACCACGCGCTCGGCTTCGCTTTCATCGCGCTCGGCGCGTGGTTCATCTTCCAGAAGTGGTGA
- a CDS encoding GFA family protein: MEKVTGGCLCGDVRIEATGKPYRVGLCHCLDCRKHHGALFHASAIFPQEAVTVSGATGDYKGRHFCPRCGSSVFGRSGDEIEVHLGTLDAPDRFTLTYELWMIRREGFLPPFPLAHHYEQDRPGRGRTED, translated from the coding sequence ATGGAGAAGGTCACCGGCGGCTGCCTGTGCGGCGATGTGCGGATCGAGGCCACGGGCAAACCCTACCGCGTCGGGCTCTGCCACTGCCTCGACTGCCGCAAGCATCATGGCGCGCTGTTCCACGCCTCGGCGATCTTCCCGCAAGAGGCGGTGACGGTCAGCGGCGCCACGGGTGATTATAAGGGCCGGCACTTCTGCCCGCGCTGCGGCTCATCCGTCTTCGGCCGCTCGGGCGACGAGATCGAGGTCCATCTCGGCACGCTCGACGCGCCGGATCGGTTCACGCTCACCTATGAACTCTGGATGATAAGGCGCGAGGGCTTCCTGCCGCCCTTCCCGCTCGCCCATCATTATGAGCAGGACCGTCCAGGGCGCGGCCGCACCGAGGATTAG
- a CDS encoding PQQ-dependent sugar dehydrogenase, translating into MRPHLSALALSAFLALVTGAHAQTTQDPVRITSSAGPLTVETVADGLENPWSLAFLPDGRMLVTERPGRLRIVSRNGTVSEPIAGVPPVFARGQGGLLDVVLAPDFDSSRLIFISYAEPREGAGGTSVARAKLVEEGGAARLDGVEVIFRQQPAASGGQHFGSRLVFGRDGTLFVTLGDRGSLRNEAQNLSTHIGKVVRILPDGGVPQNNPFRSTPNARPEIWSYGHRNVQGATLDPATGRLWTIEHGARGGDELNHPEAGKNYGWPVITYGRDYSGATIGEGTQKPGMEQPVKYWDPSFAPSGLTFYTGDLIEGWKGSLFTGGLGGARLVRMTLDASGERVTGEEVLLGDLGERIRDVRQGPDGALWLLTDDPGNGRVLRLAPAD; encoded by the coding sequence ATCCGACCCCATCTCTCCGCCCTCGCCCTCAGTGCCTTTCTGGCGCTTGTGACGGGTGCCCACGCCCAGACAACGCAAGACCCGGTCCGCATCACCTCCTCCGCCGGCCCCCTGACGGTGGAGACCGTGGCGGACGGGCTGGAAAACCCCTGGAGCCTTGCCTTCCTGCCGGATGGGCGGATGCTGGTGACCGAGCGGCCGGGCCGGCTGCGCATCGTCAGCCGCAACGGTACCGTGTCCGAGCCGATTGCCGGCGTGCCCCCTGTTTTCGCGCGCGGCCAGGGCGGCCTGCTCGATGTCGTGCTCGCCCCGGATTTTGACAGCAGCCGGCTGATCTTCATCTCCTATGCCGAACCACGCGAGGGCGCTGGCGGCACCAGCGTCGCCCGCGCGAAGCTGGTGGAGGAAGGTGGCGCCGCCCGGCTCGATGGCGTCGAGGTCATCTTCCGCCAGCAGCCGGCGGCGAGCGGCGGGCAGCATTTCGGCTCGCGCCTCGTCTTTGGCCGCGACGGCACGCTGTTCGTCACGCTCGGCGACCGCGGCTCGCTGCGCAACGAGGCCCAGAACCTCTCGACCCATATCGGCAAGGTGGTGCGCATCCTCCCCGATGGCGGCGTACCCCAGAACAACCCCTTCCGCTCAACGCCGAACGCGCGGCCGGAAATCTGGAGCTATGGCCACCGCAACGTGCAGGGTGCGACGCTCGATCCGGCGACCGGCCGGCTCTGGACCATCGAGCACGGCGCGCGCGGTGGCGACGAGCTGAACCACCCGGAGGCCGGCAAGAATTATGGTTGGCCGGTCATCACCTATGGCCGCGACTATAGCGGCGCGACCATCGGCGAGGGCACCCAGAAACCCGGCATGGAACAACCGGTGAAATATTGGGATCCCTCCTTCGCCCCCTCGGGCCTCACCTTCTATACCGGCGATCTCATCGAGGGCTGGAAGGGCAGCCTGTTCACCGGCGGGCTCGGCGGAGCGCGGCTGGTCCGGATGACGCTCGACGCCTCCGGCGAACGGGTGACCGGTGAAGAGGTGCTGCTGGGCGATCTCGGCGAGCGCATTCGCGATGTGCGTCAGGGACCGGACGGGGCGCTGTGGCTGCTGACCGACGATCCCGGCAATGGCCGCGTGCTGCGCCTCGCCCCGGCCGACTGA
- a CDS encoding glutathione S-transferase family protein, with translation MLKLHSMQSSGNSYKVRLLLARLGLPFELVDIDVLSGANRTPDFLMKNPEGRVPLLELPGGRFLAESNAILFYLAEGTRFLPVDPLARAEVLRWMFFEQHSHEPAIAAARFWLKLVRGGRDLRTHDVDRWQEEGYAALRVMERHLGRRPFFVDGTLSIADIALYAHTHVAEEGDFDLSTFPAVRRWLARVADEAGHVDMAWRPAESRQMVSAL, from the coding sequence GTGCTCAAGCTCCACTCGATGCAGAGTTCCGGCAACTCCTACAAGGTCCGGCTGCTGCTTGCCCGGCTGGGCCTGCCCTTCGAGTTGGTGGATATCGACGTGCTCTCCGGCGCCAACCGCACGCCCGATTTCCTGATGAAAAACCCGGAAGGCCGCGTGCCGCTGCTGGAGCTTCCCGGCGGGCGCTTCCTCGCTGAATCCAACGCCATTCTCTTCTATCTGGCGGAGGGCACGCGCTTCCTGCCCGTCGACCCGCTGGCGCGCGCCGAGGTGCTGCGCTGGATGTTCTTCGAGCAGCACAGCCACGAGCCCGCCATCGCCGCCGCGCGCTTCTGGCTCAAGCTGGTGCGCGGCGGGCGCGACCTGCGCACCCACGATGTCGACCGCTGGCAGGAAGAGGGCTACGCGGCGCTGCGGGTGATGGAACGCCATCTCGGCCGCCGCCCGTTTTTCGTCGACGGCACGCTCAGCATTGCCGACATCGCGCTCTACGCGCACACCCATGTGGCCGAGGAAGGTGACTTCGATCTCTCGACCTTCCCGGCGGTGCGCCGCTGGCTGGCGCGGGTGGCCGATGAGGCGGGCCATGTGGACATGGCGTGGCGCCCCGCCGAAAGCCGGCAAATGGTTAGCGCGCTTTAA